A portion of the Oxynema aestuarii AP17 genome contains these proteins:
- a CDS encoding DUF4231 domain-containing protein, translating to MAKKNSYRDYLKQEFSDLIDQLELPELEKRFMKSRWLDQVLWLEGKADKTRQWSLRLRLTTIVGGVVIPALVSLNFNDSKIGRYIGWFTFGLSQVVAVSAAIDEYFHYGEKSTQYRQTAESLKSEGWYFLQLSGPYHKYTDYKDAYAMFSGRIENYIKSDVEAIVEMAKQKAQDEEEKGQSRQGQYLPAPGLAGVPAPNMGNAGTVGMPTYAEPTPARYSDRDAARTQPEIESPWGELPDEPFARGPGRWSEERVEPDTSLESLGVRAASPQENRGAWEEREGRRERMQSGRVPEEMPPEMPPGRPMPMVDRADPLLEEPVTPEADRTPVRQIVDREDPLLAEDPVLAGDRRAQWGRRDPRPAPVSPELPVDSEPAPANVARPPGRPMAREQWEELEQVARRPAREPHSSGSSRESHPQDDDDLWHDLENAARSRSMRS from the coding sequence ATATCGGGATTACTTAAAACAAGAATTTAGCGACCTGATCGACCAACTGGAATTGCCGGAATTAGAAAAGCGGTTTATGAAATCCCGGTGGCTCGATCAGGTTTTGTGGTTGGAAGGGAAAGCGGATAAAACGCGCCAGTGGTCTTTACGATTGCGCTTGACGACGATTGTCGGGGGTGTCGTGATTCCGGCTTTGGTCAGCTTGAATTTCAACGATAGTAAAATCGGTCGCTATATCGGTTGGTTTACCTTTGGGTTGAGCCAAGTGGTGGCGGTGAGTGCGGCGATCGACGAATATTTCCATTATGGGGAGAAATCGACCCAATACCGACAAACGGCGGAATCGTTAAAAAGTGAAGGCTGGTATTTTTTACAGTTGAGCGGTCCGTATCATAAGTATACAGACTACAAAGACGCTTATGCAATGTTTTCGGGTCGGATTGAAAACTATATTAAATCCGACGTAGAGGCGATCGTCGAAATGGCCAAGCAGAAAGCCCAAGACGAAGAAGAAAAAGGCCAATCGAGACAGGGACAATATTTACCTGCACCGGGTTTGGCGGGGGTTCCCGCTCCCAATATGGGCAATGCGGGGACGGTGGGTATGCCGACTTATGCCGAGCCGACACCCGCGCGATACTCCGACCGAGACGCTGCGCGAACGCAACCGGAAATCGAATCGCCCTGGGGCGAACTGCCCGACGAACCGTTTGCCCGAGGTCCGGGGCGCTGGTCCGAAGAGCGCGTCGAACCCGATACTTCTCTGGAGTCGCTAGGCGTTCGCGCAGCGTCTCCCCAGGAGAATCGCGGCGCTTGGGAAGAGAGGGAGGGACGCCGCGAGAGGATGCAGTCGGGAAGAGTGCCGGAAGAAATGCCGCCGGAAATGCCGCCGGGAAGACCGATGCCGATGGTGGATCGAGCCGATCCGCTCTTGGAAGAACCCGTCACCCCCGAGGCCGATCGCACCCCCGTTCGTCAGATCGTCGATCGCGAAGACCCACTATTGGCCGAAGACCCGGTATTGGCAGGCGATCGCCGCGCCCAGTGGGGACGACGCGACCCGCGACCCGCTCCCGTGTCACCGGAACTGCCCGTAGACAGCGAACCCGCCCCGGCGAATGTGGCTCGACCTCCCGGCAGACCGATGGCTCGGGAACAATGGGAAGAGTTGGAACAAGTGGCACGGCGTCCCGCACGAGAGCCACATTCCTCGGGTTCCTCACGGGAGTCTCACCCGCAAGACGATGACGATCTCTGGCACGATTTAGAGAACGCGGCGCGTTCGCGATCGATGCGATCGTAG
- a CDS encoding toll/interleukin-1 receptor domain-containing protein, whose product MLEAFISYCRRDKEFVAQLYEAFKKENREVWVDWDGIPKTADWRREIFEGIEAANNFIFIISPESIASPYCLEEVEHALQNNKRLIPVVWQMAPDTEVHPELARLNWIFARETDNFSNAFEELLEAMDTDLGHVKTHTRLQQRALEWEHKKDASFLLRGNDLKEAEQWLSEGGAKDPKPTALHTQYVIASSQAKVKQQGFAIGAIGFGLAVTLVLAVVAKGQHRMAVHQRNLAQKREITALSALSRASLLTDNQLEALVSSVKAAKQARDVSSISPEITQDAEIALREAVYGVQERNRLEGHGDTVNGVSFSTNGELLVSASDDGTVKLWKRDGTLVLTLEHPDTVRRAIFAPDGQTIATACTDKTVKLWKLDGTLMSSFELSDRARAVAFSPDGETLATGSENGVLTLWKLDGTPMKTLKAHSQQINDIKFSPDGNTIASASSDRLIHLWSKDGELIKTLRGHGDRVWEIDFAPDGKTLVSASSDNTLKLWNVEEGTEIKTLEAHVNWVRSVAFSPNGKLIVSAAEDDTVKLWSHEGTLLKTFRGNSGGVKNVRFSPDGESIASASGDTTIKLRSLEGSVIEILQGHLSGIKGVRFTPDGEYIASVGTDNTLRLWKRDGTVLLETLRYQAGLRNVNFTPDSKFMLTASYDNTLQLWDFAATLSGRQKEPSAVFKGHTSTVKNLSIAPDGNLVASASADGTVKIWSIDGQLLHSIDAHDREATDVVFSPDGQLLASAGGDLLIKIWNLDGELLQTLEGHKNWINALGFSPDGQLLASASGDKTIILWKRQGTRAFETKPYKVLEGHSDWVWDVTFSPDGQKIASAGKDNTVRLWTREGEEITPLRGHTNWVRAVAFSPEGEHLASGSADKTIVLWDLDSLPTVEGGDRQTNTETLLVQGCSLLGDYLKTNIKLSDSDRQICDPYMTPEEVKLVEDR is encoded by the coding sequence ATGCTTGAAGCTTTTATTTCCTATTGCCGACGCGATAAAGAGTTTGTCGCCCAACTGTACGAAGCCTTCAAAAAGGAAAATCGGGAAGTTTGGGTAGACTGGGACGGCATCCCCAAAACGGCAGACTGGCGACGAGAAATTTTTGAAGGGATCGAAGCCGCCAATAATTTTATTTTTATCATCAGTCCCGAGTCGATTGCTTCGCCCTATTGTTTGGAAGAAGTCGAACACGCGCTTCAAAATAACAAGCGCTTGATTCCGGTGGTGTGGCAAATGGCTCCCGATACCGAAGTCCATCCGGAATTAGCCCGACTCAATTGGATTTTTGCTCGCGAAACCGATAACTTTTCTAATGCCTTTGAGGAACTCTTAGAGGCGATGGATACGGATCTCGGTCATGTCAAAACTCATACGCGCTTGCAACAACGGGCTCTGGAGTGGGAGCACAAAAAAGATGCCAGTTTTCTCCTGCGCGGTAACGACCTCAAGGAGGCAGAACAATGGCTTTCTGAAGGTGGCGCCAAAGACCCAAAACCGACGGCCTTGCATACCCAATACGTGATTGCCAGCAGTCAGGCGAAAGTCAAGCAACAAGGATTTGCGATTGGGGCGATCGGATTCGGCTTGGCGGTCACCTTAGTTTTAGCCGTCGTCGCCAAAGGACAGCACCGCATGGCGGTTCACCAGCGCAATTTGGCTCAAAAACGAGAAATTACCGCCTTGAGTGCTTTATCGCGCGCCAGCTTGCTGACGGATAACCAATTAGAAGCACTGGTTTCTAGTGTCAAGGCCGCCAAACAAGCGAGGGACGTGTCCTCTATCAGCCCGGAAATCACCCAAGATGCCGAGATTGCCTTGCGCGAAGCGGTTTACGGGGTTCAAGAACGCAATCGCCTCGAAGGTCACGGGGATACGGTCAACGGGGTTAGTTTCTCGACGAACGGAGAACTCCTCGTGTCGGCGAGTGATGACGGGACGGTCAAACTCTGGAAGCGCGACGGAACGTTAGTGCTGACGTTGGAGCATCCGGATACGGTGCGCCGTGCGATTTTTGCGCCGGACGGCCAGACGATCGCCACGGCTTGTACGGACAAAACGGTTAAGCTGTGGAAGTTGGACGGGACTTTAATGAGTAGCTTTGAATTGAGCGATCGCGCCCGGGCGGTCGCCTTTTCTCCCGATGGTGAAACCCTGGCAACGGGCAGTGAAAATGGGGTTCTCACTTTGTGGAAGCTCGACGGTACCCCGATGAAAACCCTCAAAGCTCACTCACAACAAATTAACGACATCAAATTTTCTCCAGACGGAAACACGATTGCTTCGGCGAGTAGCGATCGCCTGATTCACCTGTGGAGCAAAGACGGCGAATTGATAAAAACCCTACGTGGACACGGCGATCGCGTTTGGGAAATTGATTTCGCCCCCGACGGAAAAACCCTCGTCAGTGCCAGTTCGGACAACACCCTCAAACTCTGGAACGTCGAAGAGGGAACCGAAATCAAAACCCTCGAAGCTCACGTCAACTGGGTCAGAAGCGTCGCTTTCTCCCCCAACGGCAAACTGATCGTCTCCGCCGCCGAAGACGATACGGTCAAACTCTGGAGTCACGAAGGCACGTTGCTCAAAACTTTTCGTGGCAATAGTGGCGGCGTCAAGAACGTCCGCTTTTCTCCCGATGGCGAGTCGATTGCGTCCGCCAGTGGCGATACGACGATCAAACTGCGGAGTTTGGAAGGCAGCGTCATCGAAATTCTGCAAGGTCACCTCTCGGGAATTAAAGGAGTGCGCTTTACTCCCGACGGCGAGTATATTGCCTCGGTCGGGACGGACAACACCCTGCGACTGTGGAAGCGAGACGGGACAGTCCTGCTCGAAACCTTGCGCTATCAAGCGGGACTGCGTAACGTCAATTTCACCCCCGACAGCAAGTTCATGCTGACCGCCAGTTACGACAATACGTTACAACTGTGGGATTTTGCCGCCACCCTCTCCGGTCGTCAAAAGGAACCGTCAGCAGTTTTTAAAGGGCATACCTCCACGGTCAAAAACTTGAGTATTGCTCCCGATGGCAATTTGGTCGCTTCGGCGAGTGCGGACGGGACAGTAAAAATTTGGTCGATTGACGGTCAACTGCTCCATTCCATAGACGCTCACGATCGCGAAGCGACTGACGTGGTGTTTTCTCCCGACGGTCAACTGCTCGCGTCTGCGGGGGGCGATTTACTGATTAAAATCTGGAATCTGGACGGGGAGTTACTGCAAACTCTTGAAGGTCATAAGAACTGGATTAATGCCCTCGGTTTCAGTCCCGACGGTCAACTGCTCGCCAGCGCCAGTGGGGACAAGACGATTATTTTGTGGAAACGTCAGGGAACCCGTGCCTTTGAAACTAAGCCTTATAAGGTGCTAGAAGGTCACAGCGATTGGGTTTGGGACGTGACCTTTTCGCCGGACGGTCAGAAAATTGCCTCGGCGGGGAAAGACAACACGGTGCGCTTGTGGACCCGCGAAGGGGAAGAGATTACCCCCCTGCGCGGTCATACCAATTGGGTGCGGGCCGTGGCGTTCAGTCCGGAAGGCGAACACCTCGCCAGTGGGAGTGCGGATAAAACAATCGTGTTGTGGGATCTCGACAGTCTGCCGACGGTGGAAGGGGGCGATCGCCAAACGAATACGGAAACTCTGTTAGTGCAAGGATGTAGTTTGTTGGGAGACTATCTCAAGACGAATATTAAACTGAGCGACAGCGATCGGCAAATTTGCGATCCTTATATGACTCCCGAGGAGGTCAAGTTGGTCGAAGATCGTTAA